A DNA window from Coffea arabica cultivar ET-39 chromosome 6c, Coffea Arabica ET-39 HiFi, whole genome shotgun sequence contains the following coding sequences:
- the LOC140008446 gene encoding mechanosensitive ion channel protein 10-like — MEGERGNDLKPHGGDIAIAIVSSAQASETSLQGGYPRHSATPESGAHSLSNASVQDKASDGNSTNPQNLRRRLSSRISESDSTLSELQLGNLSMKRSKFSQTKSRVLEVEESNPTSSTLFGQGSELRATSSTARRFLSEKINSMRAGNLPPPAEANGDEDDDESDDEVEKEQHKGAQKNARTQRFKKIGKNLKAMDVIVEWILFICAMAMMVAGLYAPNLKTSILWGLELWKWCLLVAVIFCGRLVTKWAKDAIVFVIETKFLFNERVVYFLHGVKQSVRVVIWLGLVLLAWVLLIDRGVNRSKETTKILNYISKALVSSLIGAVMWMVKTLLVKLIAASFHVKTFFEKIREAISDECVLLMLSVPPMPKVEENGDNSRPSGKFCCFRPPKWWRNKENKEEIEVEDHKKVVQEKTNHVQKKEEMTLKKLGRMKAGKMPASTMKNLIDRIRSSKLSIVSSALDGSLDDLGEQKDITSRYEAEQAASLIFNNVRRHGREYIKERDLFHFMNEENGTCLLAWFEKVAEQGKISKESLTDWAVNVYKQREYLSHSLKDAKTAIEELNRILSGVVLVLIVVVWLLLMGFATTKVLVFLSSQILLVVFIFGNTCRTVFEAMIFVFVMHPFDVGDRCVIDGVQMIVEEMDILKTAFYRYDNEMIYYPNAVLATKSIGNFNRSPDKMGDTVNFDVDVSTSFESIEALKAKIKEYIDGNPHHWHPDHSVQIKEIEQMNKMKMALFVNHKMNFQDFLQKMNRRTELMLALKKIFEDVGIKYHLLPQELHISYIGSAVATSASVMQTR, encoded by the exons ATGGAAGGTGAAAGAGGCAATGACTTGAAGCCACATGGAGGTGATATTGCAATTGCAATCGTAAGCAGTGCACAAGCATCTGAGACCAGCCTGCAAGGTGGCTACCCTAGACATTCAGCAACACCTGAATCTGGAGCACATTCCCTCTCAAATGCTTCTGTTCAGGACAAGGCATCAGATGGGAATTCAACAAATCCTCAGAATCTGAGGCGCAGGCTTTCTTCAAGGATCAGTGAGTCTGATTCAACACTAAGTGAACTCCAGCTCGGAAACCTATCAATGAAAAGGTCCAAATTTTCACAGACCAAATCAAGAGTGCTGGAAGTGGAAGAATCAAATCCTACTAGCTCGACTTTGTTTGGCCAAGGCAGCGAATTGAGGGCTACTAGCTCGACTGCCAGACGCTTCCTTTCCGAGAAGATTAATTCTATGAGAGCTGGTAACCTGCCACCACCAGCGGAAGCCAATGGTGACGAGGATGATGACGAGAGTGATGATGAAGTGGAGAAGGAGCAGCATAAGGGCGCTCAGAAAAATGCACGTACTCAAAGGTTTAAGAAAATAGGTAAGAATCTGAAAGCCATGGATGTTATTGTTGAATGGATACTGTTTATATGTGCAATGGCTATGATGGTTGCTGGCTTATATGCTCCCAATCTGAAGACTAGTATACTATGGGGTTTAGAACTTTGGAAATGGTGTTTGCTGGTTGCCGTGATATTCTGCGGTCGTTTGGTAACCAAGTGGGCTAAGGATGCCATTGTTTTCGTGATCGAAACCAAATTCTTGTTCAATGAGAGAGTCGTGTATTTCCTACATGGTGTGAAGCAGAGCGTGCGGgttgtgatttggttgggtttAGTTCTCTTGGCATGGGTTCTGTTGATTGATAGAGGTGTAAATCGGTCAAAGGAGACTACCAAGATTCTGAACTATATCTCTAAGGCTCTTGTTTCATCTCTTATTGGGGCAGTCATGTGGATGGTGAAGACTCTACTGGTAAAGCTCATAGCTGCTTCTTTTCATGTGAAGACATTCTTTGAGAAAATTCGAGAGGCCATCTCTGATGAGTGTGTTCTTTTGATGCTGTCCGTGCCGCCGATGCCGAAAGTAGAAGAAAATGGAGACAATTCTCGGCCAAGTGGTAAATTTTGTTGTTTCAGACCTCCAAAATGGTGGAGAAATAAAGAGAATAAGGAGGAAATTGAGGTAGAAGATCACAAAAAGGTGGTGCAGGAAAAGACTAATCATGTACAGAAGAAAGAGGAGATGACATTAAAGAAGCTAGGAAGGATGAAAGCTGGGAAAATGCCTGCTTCAACCATGAAAAACTTGATTGATAGGATAAGGAGCTCAAAGTTATCTATTGTTTCAAGTGCCCTTGATGGGAGCCTCGATGATCTAGGCGAACAGAAGGATATTACCAGCAGATATGAGGCAGAACAAGCTGCTTCCCTAATATTCAACAATGTTAGAAGGCATGGCCGCGA GTACATCAAAGAGCGTGatctttttcattttatgaATGAGGAGAATGGAACCTGTCTGCTCGCTTGGTTTGAGAAAGTGGCGGAACAAGGGAAGATATCTAAGGAGTCTTTAACTGATTGGGCG GTAAACGTCTACAAGCAAAGGGAATATTTGTCACATTCATTGAAAGACGCCAAAACAGCTATTGAAGAGCTGAACAGAATTCTGTCTGGAGTCGTTCTTGTCTTGATTGTTGTTGTGTGGTTACTTCTGATGGGATTCGCAACAACCAAAGTACTCGTGTTCTTGTCATCCCAAATCTTACTCGTTGTGTTTATATTTGGCAACACCTGCCGGACTGTATTTGAGGCCATGATTTTTGTATTTGTCATGCACCCCTTCGATGTCGGCGATCGTTGTGTCATTGATGGCGTTCAG ATGATTGTCGAGGAGATGGATATCTTGAAAACTGCATTTTATAGATATGACAACGAAATGATTTACTATCCTAATGCTGTTTTGGCTACTAAATCCATCGGCAATTTTAATCGAAGCCCCGATAAGATGGGTGATACTGTGAATTTTGACGTTGATGTTTCTACTTCATTTGAAAGTATTGAAGCTctcaaagcaaaaataaaaga GTACATAGATGGTAATCCTCATCATTGGCACCCAGATCATAGCGTGCAGATTAAAGAGATTGAGCAAAtgaacaagatgaaaatggcTCTTTTTGTCAATCACAAAATGAACTTTCAAGATTTCCTGCAGAAGATGAATCGTCGGACTGAGCTTATGCTAGCACTCAAGAAGATTTTTGAAGATGTTGGTATCAAATATCATCTTCTCCCTCAAGAACTGCATATCAGTTACATTGGATCTGCAGTGGCAACTTCTGCATCTGTCATGCAGACGAGATGA
- the LOC113692740 gene encoding uncharacterized protein, with translation MMASTSAVSMGGMPLTYASRKRLPAADSFFKPLPVRPSNAAAAAKPIAKFQVNASSLKEKAVTGLTAAALTASMMIPDVAEAADSGLSPSLKSFLLSIVAGGVVLALLFGAVIAVANFDPVKRS, from the coding sequence ATGATGGCCTCTACATCAGCAGTCTCTATGGGCGGCATGCCTTTGACCTACGCAAGCCGAAAGAGGCTACCAGCTGCAGACAGTTTCTTCAAGCCATTGCCAGTGAGGCCCTCCAATGCTGCTGCAGCAGCAAAGCCCATTGCCAAGTTTCAGGTCAACGCTTCTTCACTCAAGGAAAAGGCGGTGACTGGATTGACAGCAGCTGCATTGACTGCTTCGATGATGATTCCGGATGTGGCTGAGGCTGCTGATTCTGGTCTTTCACCGTCCCTCAAGAGCTTCTTGCTGAGCATTGTTGCTGGAGGAGTGGTCCTTGCTTTGCTCTTTGGTGCTGTAATAGCTGTTGCCAACTTTGATCCTGTCAAGCGGAGCTGA